The Alkalibacter rhizosphaerae genomic sequence GGTTCCATCTTCACCTTCGGCGTAAAGGGCGGGGTCCGGGAAGGGAAGCGTTTTATTGATTCTTTGAAGATCTTCTCCTTGCTGGCCAATGTGGCGGATGCCAAGTCCCTAGTCATCCATCCCGCCAGCACCACTCATGCCCAGCTGACACCGGAGGAGCAGGAGCGGGCCGGTGTGAAAGCGGACATGATCCGCATCTCCATTGGCATTGAAAACGTAGACGACTTGATCGACGATTTGGATCAAGCCTTGAATAGCATGTGATTTTTTTGAGCAGCCCAAAGACCGGGCTGCTTTCCGTTTATCTTTTTTTGGATCGTAAGGGGGATCGAACATGGCAAAAGCATACAACAAGGTCAGTACGGGAATCACCGGTTTTGATGAAGCCATCGACATGCTTCGCTTGGGGGACAACGTGGTCTGGCAGGTGGACAATGTGTTGGATTACAAGGGTTACGTGGCTCCCTTTGTCAAGCGGGCCCGAAAGGAGAAACGGCGGATCGTCTACATGCATTTCGGACAGCACGAACCCTTGGTGGACGATCCGGAGATCGTCTGGTATGACCTGGATCCTGATCAGGGTTTTGAAGCTTTCAGCACCAGGGTCTACGACATCATCACGGAAGAGGGGAAAGAAGTTTTTTACGTCTTTGACTGTTTGAGCGAGTTGCTGGAATATTGGCACTCCGATTTGATGATCGGAAATTTTTTCCGGATCACTTGCCCTTATTTATATGAACTGGATACGGTGACTTATTTTGCCCTTTTAAGAAACCGCCATACCTATGCCACCATTGCCCGGATCCGGGAAACGACACAGGTCCTTTTCGATCTGTACCACATCAAAAACAATTACTACGTCCATCCTTTGAAGGTTTGGGAGCGGTATTCCTCCACCATGTTCATTCCCCATAAATCCACCATGAAGGAATTCACTCCCGTGACGGCCAGTGCGGATCTGGCGGAAATCTTTTCCTTTACCAGTATTCAGGCAGAGAGAAAGGACTATTGGAACCGTCTCTTTGATGAAGCAAGGGAGCATTTGTACTTAAATGAAGAACAGCAGGAGAAGATGAAGGACCGGATCATTCTTTTGATGATCGGACGCAGCAAGCGGATCAACGACATGGTGAAAAAATATTTTTCCCTTGCCGAGTTGATCAATATTCAAAACAGGCAGATCGGCACCGGGTTTATCGGCGGAAAATCCATCGGGATGCTGTTGGCCAGAAAAATTCTGGAAAGCCAGACAGAAGATCCTTTTGAGGAGATCCTGGAACAACACGATTCCTTTTATCTTGGATCGGACATCTTCTATACCTATATTGTTCAAAACGGCTGGTGGAAACTTCGGACCCGGCAAAAGAAAATGGCGGGGTATTTTCCGTTGGCCAAGGAATTGAAAGAAAAAATGCTGGGTGGTGCTTTCCCTGAAGTGATCCGGGAACAGTTTCAGCAGATGTTGGAATACTTTGGCCAGTCCCCCATCATCGTCCGGAGCAGCTCCTTGCTGGAAGACGATTTTGGCAATGCCTTTGCAGGAAAATATGAAAGCGTCTTTTGCGTCAACCAAGGTACACCCGAAGAGCGATACACCGCCTTCGAAACGGCGGTCAAACGGATCTATGCCAGCACCATGAACGAAGAAGCGCTGTCCTATCGGCTGAATCGGGGATTGTCCGATAAAGACGAGCAAATGGCCATTCTGGTCCAGCGGGTCTCTGGAGATTACCACGACGATTTTTTCTTTCCCCATCTGGCTGGAGTGGGCAACTCATCGAACCTGTATGTATGGGACCAAGGAATCGATCGGAATGCCGGAATGCTGCGGCTGGTGTTTGGACTTGGGACTCGGGCCGTGGACCGGATCCAGGGAGACTACCCCAGGATCGTGTCCTTGGACCGGCCGGAACAGTCCCCCCTGGTGGACTACCAGGATGAGGCCAAGTTTTCCCAGCGCAATGTGGATCTGCTGGACGTAAAAGCCAACCAGTGGACCGACAGGTCTCTGGAAAAGGTGCTGTCTCTGGATTTGGGAACGGATCCCTCCATGTTTGCAAAACCGGATCACAAAACCAACCAACGCATGAAAGAATTGGGTTTCAAGGATCGGCGGCAGTACATCTTGGGATTCGACAGATTGTTGAAGGAAAGTGCATTTCCCGCTTGGATGCGAAAAATGCTGCAGACATTGGAAAGGGTTTATGAATATCCGGTGGACATTGAATTTACCGCCAATTTCGATAAGGAAGGGGATTTTCGCGTCAACCTGGTCCAGTGCCGCCCCTTGCAGACCAAGGGACCTGGAGAACCGGTGGCCATGCCGAAAACGATCGATGAAACGAACTGCCTCTTTCACTTCACAGGGAATTTTATGGGCGGCAATGTGCGATTGCCCTTGGACTATATTATTTATGTGGATCCCAAAGCCTACATGGAATCGAGCTTGGAAGACAAGTATGCCACGGCGAGGACGATCGGAGCCTTAAACAGCAAACTCAAAGACGACACGGTGATGATCATGGGACCGGGTCGGTGGGGGACCACCACTCCTACTCTGGGAGTTCCGGTCAACTTTTCAGAGATCGGCAATGTGGAGGCCATTTGCGAGATGTCTTACAACATCGGCGGGTTCATGCCGGAACTTTCCTATGGCAGTCATTTCTTTCAGGACATGGTGGAATCGAACATCTTTTATGCGGCCATCTTTGACGGGTATCCCAATGTAGTTTTCCATCCCCAACGACTGTTGGAGCGGGAGAACCTGCTGGTGACCTTGGAACCATCGGCCATACGGTTGTCGGAAATGGTCCGTGTGGTCCATGCAGATGGCTTGGAGATCTATTCAGACATCATCAGTCAGCGTGTTTTATGCCAATAAAAAAGGTCCTGCCTCGGCAGGACCTTCACACATTTCTTTTATACGATGCCTTGAGCCATCATGGCTTCGGCGACTTTCATGAAACCGGCGATGTTGGAGCCGGCAACCAGGTTGTATCCCAGTTCGTATTCTTCAGAAGCTTCTTTGGAAGCAGCATAAATATCGGTCATGATCTGTTTCAATTTTGCATCCACTTCTTCAAAAGTCCAGGAGTATCGCATGCTGTTCTGGCTCATCTCCAGAGCGGAGCAGGCAACACCACCGGCATTGGCCGCTTTTCCAGGACCAAAGGGCACGCCATTTTCCAGGAAAACATCAATGGCTTCCAAGGTGGACGGCATGTTGGCCCCTTCTGCCACGGCAATGACTCCGTTGGCTACCAAGGCTCTTGCTGCATCCGCATCCAATTCGCTTTGGGTCGCACAAGGAAGTGCGATATCGCATGGGATGGTCCAGATGCCTTTGTATCCTTCGAAATATTGAGCAGTAGGTACCTGATCCACATATTCCTTGATCCGTCCCCGACGAACCAGTTTGATCTCTTTGACCAGATCCAGGTCGATGCCGGCTTCATCCACGATATATCCGTTGGAGTCGGAGCAGGAAATTACATGACCGCCCAATTCCTGTACTTTTTCAATGGCAAAGATGGCCACATTGCCGGAACCGGAGACGACGACTCGTCGGTTTTTAAAGTTGCGTCCCGCATCCTTGAGCATTTCGTCGGTGAAGTACACCAAACCGTACCCTGTAGCTTCCGTTCTTACCAAACTTCCACCATAAGTGAGGCCTTTTCCGGTCAGGAAGCCTTGTGCTTTGGAGTTTTTGATCTTGTTGTAATATCCGTACATGTAGCCGATCTCTCTGCCGCCTACACCGATGTCTCCTGCCGGGATATCCAGATCGGCACTGATGTATTTCTGCAGTTCCGCCATAAAGGCCTGGCAGAAGCGCATGACTTCATTGTCGGATTTGCCTTTGGGATCGAAGTCGGATCCACCTTTGCCGCCGCCGATGGGCAGACCGGTGAGAGAGTTTTTGTAAGTTTGCTCAAATCCCAAAAACTTGATGATGCTCTGGTTGACGGAAGGATGAAAGCGAAGTCCGCCTTTGTAGGGTCCGATGGCGGAGTTGAACTGGACCCGGAAACCTCGATTGACCTGTACTTTTCCGTTGTCGTCCACCCATGGTACTCGAAAAGAGATGACTCGTTCCGGTTCGGTGATCCTTTCCAAAAGTCCTGCTTCCATGAATTCCGGGTGACGTGCAAAAACCGGTTCCAAAGATTGGACGACTTCTTTTACGGCATCCAAAAATTCGGTTTCGTTGGGATTTCTTTTCTCGACGGTGCTGTAGACGTGTTGTACATACTCTTTACTGTTCATTGGGACGCTCCTTTGGTTTTAGAATAATGACAATACTGCAGAATAAAGACACCTGTTTTTATTTTGCTAACATATTATCATAGAGAAAAGCCTCCTGCAACAAAAAAACGATTTAAATTGCAGAAGGCTCAAAAAATTACGGTTGTAAACGATTTGGGTCGAAATATTCTTCCATGGTTAGGCTGGATTGGTAAATTTCGGTAGCTAAAGAGGTGCCCACATAACGCAAATGCCAGGGTTCGTAGTTGTATCCGGTAATGTCTTCCTTGCCTTTTGGGTACCGGATGATGAATCCGAATCGATGGGCGTTTTCCGCCACCCACATTCCCTCTGACGTGTCGCCGAAGGAATCGCTGAGCTGGTTGTTGACGGAGGATGCGGTAATGTCCATGGTCAGCCCCGTCTGGTGCTCGCTGTGTCCTGGTTTTGCGCTGTATTTATTGGCATATTCCAGTCCGTTTCGCTCCACGCTGGAGCGGTAGAGGCTGTCTTGGGTGCTGTAGGACCGGTAGCCGGATCGGGCCCGCAGTGTAAATCCTTCTTCCTTCGCTTCCTCAAACAGAGCATTTAATGCATCGGAAGCCGGTTGGCGAAGCTGATTGATCTCTGGGTTTGGCAATACCGTAGGTACGGTCAGTTTTACCAGGTCGGCCGGAACGTAGTCGGCCGGCAAGGCTCTCTCCTTGTTGACAAGACTGTCGATCTGGGTGAAATCCGTGATGACCCCATTCTCATCGATGTAGTCGGCGGGATCTTTCTTGACCAGGATGTTGATCACGACATTGTTCACATTCGTCACCTCTGTAGTGTAAGGATCGGATACTTGAACCTGGATCCAGGAACCGCTCAAGGCATCTTGATTTACTATGACTTGCTGTTCTTCGATGACTGCATGCTCGTTTCCGCTTAAAATCTCCAAGGAAAGTCTATCCTGGGGAACGGATTCCTCCGTACCGTCGTTGTAAACAAGGGTCAGTTCCGGCTGGACCCGATCGCCGGGCTTTGGATCCAGGTTGGCCCTTCCATCGATGGACCAGGATATGCGGACGGTGTCGACAAAAACTTCGTCTTTTCCATCGTCCGGCGGATTTGGGCCCGAATCTTCGTCCATGCTGCAGGATGAGGCGAAAATCAAAACCATAAAAATCAGGATCAGCGTCAATTTTTTCTTCATGGAACAAGTCCTTTCTCTAATAGAAATACCGGGTTTTGGTAGTTGCGCAAAAACTCCGGTCTGTGGTAGTATTATAGTTGTTGCGCCCGTAGCTCAGGGGATAGAGCAATGGTTTCCTAAACCATGTGTCGGATGTTCGATTCATCTCGGGCGCGCCATTTTTTTTGTCTATTATTCTTTCTTGACGATTTCCATTGTACCCTTTTTTCTTGTAGAAATCAAAACAACTCTTTCATTCCAATACATGTGACATTATATCTGCTTTTTCTGTGTAGGAACGGCCTTTCCAGATAGTTGACAAATCAACGTTTTCTCTGTATAATTTCCTTCATGACAAAGAAATAATCGGGGGAAATACCATGAAAAAAAGTATCGGGCGGATGATCTCCATCCTCCACAGGCAAGCTCAGGTCTACCACAACTGCACATTGAAGGATCTGGAGATCAGTTCTGCAGAATACCCGTTTTTGTTGTACTTGTACCAGCGGGATGGAGCCAGCCAGGACGAACTATCGTCCTACTTGTATATCGACAAGGCCGCTACTGCCCGGTCCATCAACTCCTTGGAAGACAAGGGATTTGTGGAGCGCAGGAAGAAGGCGGAGGACAAACGTTTCAACCACGTTTATTTGACGGACAAGGCAAAGGATGTGGAAAAAGAAGTCCGGGAAAGAGTCTGGAACTGGAGCAAACTCCTTACGGACGGAATGGACGAAACGGAAGTGGAAAAACTGATGGATACTTTACATGAAATGGTGCAGAAAGTGGAAAAACATCAAGGGAAGAAGAAGACGGAGGAGTAGCATGGAAAAAATGACCGAACAAAACCCTTTGGGGGTAGAAAAAATACATAAACTGCTGACAAAGTTTTCTGTTCCCGCCATTGTGGGGATGATGGTCAACTCTTTATATAATGTAGTCGATCGGATCTTTATCGGGAATGCACCGGATCTTGGGGCCAATGGATTGGCCGGGATCACCATAGCTTTCCCCATCATGATCATTCTCATGTCCATTGGGGTCCTTTTCGGCATGGGCGGAGCCACCATGTTTTCTCTCAAGATGGGGGAAGGTCGAAAAGACACGGCGGAACACGTTCTTGGCAACGCATTTTTCATGCTGGTGGCCACCGGCTTGTTCTTTGTTATTTTAGGACAGATCTTTCTACGTCCCATCCTGACGGCTTTTGGCGCCAGTGAAACGGTCCTGCCCTTTGCCATAGAATATATGCGCATCATTTTCATTGGTTCCATCTTTCAAACCGGCAGCATGGGCCTTAACAACTTTGTTCGTGCCGACGGAAATCCAAGGGTCGCCATGATCACCATGTTTTTTGGAGCCGGATTGAACATTATCCTAGATCCCATCTTCATTTATGGATTAAAGATGGGAATGGCCGGAGCGGCTCTGGCCACGATCATCGCCCAAGCTTGTGCCTTTGCCTGGGTCCTTGCATACTTCCTGGGATCAAGAAGCGATGCCAAGCTGCGCAGAAAAAATTTACGGCCAAGATGGAGCATGGTGAAGTCCATCATGGCCTTGGGGATCCCTGCGGCATCTTTACAGTTTGCAAACAGTTTTCTCAATGCGATTTTGAACAAAGGACTCTTGCTCTATGGTGGAGACATCGCCGTGTCCGCCATGGGGATCATCAACAGCTTGAAAATGCTGCTTCTATTGCCGGTCATCGGCCTGCGGCAGGGTCTGCAGCCCATTATCGGATTCAACTATGGGGCGAAGAAGTATGGACGGGTCAAAGAGGCGGCAAAGCTTGGCGTTTTGGTGGCAACGGCAATTTCTGTGTTTAGTTTCATCATCACCAGATTGTTCCCGGAACAGTTGATCCTGTTTTTCAACCAGGATCCGGAACTGCTGGCTTTTGGCGTACGTGCATTGAAGTACTGGTTTTTGTTCATGCCGGTGGTGGGGATCCAGATCGTGGGCTCCAGCTATTTTCAAGCCATTGGCAAAGCAAAGATCGCCATGTTTTTGACCTTGACCAGACAGGTGATCTTGCTCATCCCCGCATTGTTGATCTTTCCTAGATTCTTGGAGATGGACGGAATTTTATTCTCCACACCCTTTGCGGACTTCTTTTCGTTCATGTTAACGGCCGGGTGGTTTGTATCGGCATTGCGGAAGTTGGAGCAACCAGAGGAAAAGAGAACGGCGGAAGATGCCGGTTGAAATTACCATTGACAATGAAGCAAGATTCGTCATATCATAATAGAGTTAGTAGAGGGAGTAGCCGACCGATAGGGATTAAAGTCGTCAATACGGAGTCTGTATAAGATTCCCGGCTTTAATGGCGCAAGTCCGGCGAGACTCTGCACCAAACGTCATTTTGTGGCGCTTGTTGCAGAGTTTTTTTATATGCAAAACAGGCCCCATCCTAAAGGAGGAAAAGTTTTTGGAAGAATTGATGCATGAGTTTTTATTGGGAATGCCCACCTTGGTCTTATTGGGCGTCATTGCCGTCGCTTTTGTGTTTCTAAGCAAGGGAGCGGACGTCCTGGTGGATGAGGCGGTGGAATTGTCCATTCGATGGGGCGTACCTAAAATGATCATAGGTGCCACCATCGTGTCCTTGGGGACCACTTTGCCGGAAGCAAGCGTGTCCGTCTTGGCGGCAATACAAGGGAACGCGGATTTAGCCTTGGGAAATGCCATCGGATCCATTATTGCGGATACGGGACTGATCATCGGCCTTGCAGCACTGATCGGTCATTTGCCGGTGGATCAGATGGTGGTGGAACGCCAAGGGAAGATCCAAGTTCTGGCAGGTTTGCTGCTGGCGGGAGTTGCGTTGCCCTTCTTGTCTCCAGGGGATGGAGGAAGGGTCACCCAGTGGATGGGTTTCGTGTTTTTGATCTTGTTGGCGGCCTATATCTATACTTCCATCAAATGGTCTCGAATCACCAATGTACTGGAAGATCAGGAAGAAGCCATGGAGAAATCGGTGGCTTTGGAAACGACGGAAGAAAAGAGTTTGATCGTGTTGCAGATCGTCAAGATCTTTGCAGCCATTACCGTCGTCATCCTATCCTCAAAAGTGTTGATCTCTTCCGTTGAGATCACGGCGATCCGGGTAGGGATCCCCCAAAGCGTTATAGCTGCCACCCTTGTTGCATTTGGCACTAGTTTGCCGGAGTTGATCACGGCCATCAATGCCGTGCGAAAAGGTCACGGAGAGTTGG encodes the following:
- a CDS encoding M15 family metallopeptidase — encoded protein: MKKKLTLILIFMVLIFASSCSMDEDSGPNPPDDGKDEVFVDTVRISWSIDGRANLDPKPGDRVQPELTLVYNDGTEESVPQDRLSLEILSGNEHAVIEEQQVIVNQDALSGSWIQVQVSDPYTTEVTNVNNVVINILVKKDPADYIDENGVITDFTQIDSLVNKERALPADYVPADLVKLTVPTVLPNPEINQLRQPASDALNALFEEAKEEGFTLRARSGYRSYSTQDSLYRSSVERNGLEYANKYSAKPGHSEHQTGLTMDITASSVNNQLSDSFGDTSEGMWVAENAHRFGFIIRYPKGKEDITGYNYEPWHLRYVGTSLATEIYQSSLTMEEYFDPNRLQP
- a CDS encoding PEP/pyruvate-binding domain-containing protein, yielding MAKAYNKVSTGITGFDEAIDMLRLGDNVVWQVDNVLDYKGYVAPFVKRARKEKRRIVYMHFGQHEPLVDDPEIVWYDLDPDQGFEAFSTRVYDIITEEGKEVFYVFDCLSELLEYWHSDLMIGNFFRITCPYLYELDTVTYFALLRNRHTYATIARIRETTQVLFDLYHIKNNYYVHPLKVWERYSSTMFIPHKSTMKEFTPVTASADLAEIFSFTSIQAERKDYWNRLFDEAREHLYLNEEQQEKMKDRIILLMIGRSKRINDMVKKYFSLAELINIQNRQIGTGFIGGKSIGMLLARKILESQTEDPFEEILEQHDSFYLGSDIFYTYIVQNGWWKLRTRQKKMAGYFPLAKELKEKMLGGAFPEVIREQFQQMLEYFGQSPIIVRSSSLLEDDFGNAFAGKYESVFCVNQGTPEERYTAFETAVKRIYASTMNEEALSYRLNRGLSDKDEQMAILVQRVSGDYHDDFFFPHLAGVGNSSNLYVWDQGIDRNAGMLRLVFGLGTRAVDRIQGDYPRIVSLDRPEQSPLVDYQDEAKFSQRNVDLLDVKANQWTDRSLEKVLSLDLGTDPSMFAKPDHKTNQRMKELGFKDRRQYILGFDRLLKESAFPAWMRKMLQTLERVYEYPVDIEFTANFDKEGDFRVNLVQCRPLQTKGPGEPVAMPKTIDETNCLFHFTGNFMGGNVRLPLDYIIYVDPKAYMESSLEDKYATARTIGALNSKLKDDTVMIMGPGRWGTTTPTLGVPVNFSEIGNVEAICEMSYNIGGFMPELSYGSHFFQDMVESNIFYAAIFDGYPNVVFHPQRLLERENLLVTLEPSAIRLSEMVRVVHADGLEIYSDIISQRVLCQ
- a CDS encoding calcium/sodium antiporter, translating into MEELMHEFLLGMPTLVLLGVIAVAFVFLSKGADVLVDEAVELSIRWGVPKMIIGATIVSLGTTLPEASVSVLAAIQGNADLALGNAIGSIIADTGLIIGLAALIGHLPVDQMVVERQGKIQVLAGLLLAGVALPFLSPGDGGRVTQWMGFVFLILLAAYIYTSIKWSRITNVLEDQEEAMEKSVALETTEEKSLIVLQIVKIFAAITVVILSSKVLISSVEITAIRVGIPQSVIAATLVAFGTSLPELITAINAVRKGHGELAVGNIVGADILNVLFVVGSAAAVTTGGLIVPANYYKLQFPAMLIILLTFRFFTMKKDDVITKKEGAFLLGVYLVYLVLNFTWI
- the gdhA gene encoding NADP-specific glutamate dehydrogenase produces the protein MNSKEYVQHVYSTVEKRNPNETEFLDAVKEVVQSLEPVFARHPEFMEAGLLERITEPERVISFRVPWVDDNGKVQVNRGFRVQFNSAIGPYKGGLRFHPSVNQSIIKFLGFEQTYKNSLTGLPIGGGKGGSDFDPKGKSDNEVMRFCQAFMAELQKYISADLDIPAGDIGVGGREIGYMYGYYNKIKNSKAQGFLTGKGLTYGGSLVRTEATGYGLVYFTDEMLKDAGRNFKNRRVVVSGSGNVAIFAIEKVQELGGHVISCSDSNGYIVDEAGIDLDLVKEIKLVRRGRIKEYVDQVPTAQYFEGYKGIWTIPCDIALPCATQSELDADAARALVANGVIAVAEGANMPSTLEAIDVFLENGVPFGPGKAANAGGVACSALEMSQNSMRYSWTFEEVDAKLKQIMTDIYAASKEASEEYELGYNLVAGSNIAGFMKVAEAMMAQGIV
- a CDS encoding MarR family winged helix-turn-helix transcriptional regulator yields the protein MKKSIGRMISILHRQAQVYHNCTLKDLEISSAEYPFLLYLYQRDGASQDELSSYLYIDKAATARSINSLEDKGFVERRKKAEDKRFNHVYLTDKAKDVEKEVRERVWNWSKLLTDGMDETEVEKLMDTLHEMVQKVEKHQGKKKTEE
- a CDS encoding MATE family efflux transporter, which translates into the protein MEKMTEQNPLGVEKIHKLLTKFSVPAIVGMMVNSLYNVVDRIFIGNAPDLGANGLAGITIAFPIMIILMSIGVLFGMGGATMFSLKMGEGRKDTAEHVLGNAFFMLVATGLFFVILGQIFLRPILTAFGASETVLPFAIEYMRIIFIGSIFQTGSMGLNNFVRADGNPRVAMITMFFGAGLNIILDPIFIYGLKMGMAGAALATIIAQACAFAWVLAYFLGSRSDAKLRRKNLRPRWSMVKSIMALGIPAASLQFANSFLNAILNKGLLLYGGDIAVSAMGIINSLKMLLLLPVIGLRQGLQPIIGFNYGAKKYGRVKEAAKLGVLVATAISVFSFIITRLFPEQLILFFNQDPELLAFGVRALKYWFLFMPVVGIQIVGSSYFQAIGKAKIAMFLTLTRQVILLIPALLIFPRFLEMDGILFSTPFADFFSFMLTAGWFVSALRKLEQPEEKRTAEDAG